One Tamlana carrageenivorans genomic region harbors:
- a CDS encoding ISAon1 family transposase N-terminal region protein: protein MSSDSLLAIANLLLPEILMKYFDLDKHEIKGEALHFYFTELNTIPEEFNGTKLHSKGFFSEATVQDFPIRGKNVYLHIKRRRWLNKQTNEVVHRDWNLVAQGTRMTAEFADFLKEISPY, encoded by the coding sequence ATGTCATCAGATTCATTATTAGCCATAGCCAATTTATTACTTCCAGAAATACTTATGAAGTATTTTGATTTGGACAAGCACGAAATTAAAGGAGAAGCACTACATTTTTATTTTACAGAACTAAACACGATTCCCGAAGAATTTAATGGAACTAAACTTCATTCCAAAGGCTTCTTTTCTGAGGCTACCGTTCAAGACTTCCCTATACGAGGTAAAAATGTTTACCTTCATATAAAACGCCGCAGATGGCTGAATAAGCAAACCAATGAAGTGGTTCATAGAGATTGGAATTTAGTAGCACAGGGAACACGGATGACCGCCGAGTTTGCTGATTTTTTAAAAGAAATTAGTCCATACTAA
- a CDS encoding bifunctional folylpolyglutamate synthase/dihydrofolate synthase, which produces MSYNDTLEWMFSQLPMYQKQGGSAFRKDLTNTVLLDQHLNFPHNTFKSIHVAGTNGKGSTSHMLASILQEAGYKVGLYTSPHLKDFRERIKINGLPVSENFVIDFIAKHKAFFKSHTLSFFEMTVGMAFQYFSEEKIDIAVIEVGMGGRLDSTNIITPELSVITNIGLDHTQFLGDTLEAIAFEKGGIIKEGVPVVIGETQIETAPVFEGLAKERHAKIVFADQEVEAVYASDLIGSYQIKNIKTAMLAVKELREQGFLISETQLKEGLSHVVKNTGLLGRWQILNANPKVICDTGHNKDGLIEVMNQLSKEEFEHLHIVFGVVNDKDLTSIVDLLPKNATYYFCKPNIPRGLAATDLKAAFYAYGLEGDAYNSVNEAYNSALNQANSNDFIYVGGSTFVVAEII; this is translated from the coding sequence ATGAGCTATAACGATACGCTTGAGTGGATGTTTTCTCAACTCCCCATGTATCAAAAACAAGGTGGTTCGGCTTTTAGAAAAGACTTAACCAATACAGTGCTGCTTGACCAGCATTTAAATTTCCCTCATAATACGTTCAAATCAATTCATGTGGCTGGAACCAATGGTAAGGGGTCAACAAGCCACATGCTTGCTTCAATATTGCAAGAGGCAGGTTATAAAGTAGGTTTGTATACATCACCACATTTAAAGGATTTTAGAGAGCGTATTAAAATTAACGGTCTTCCTGTTTCTGAGAACTTTGTGATCGATTTTATTGCGAAACATAAAGCTTTTTTTAAGTCTCATACCTTGTCATTTTTTGAAATGACTGTGGGTATGGCTTTTCAATATTTTTCAGAAGAAAAGATTGATATCGCTGTTATTGAAGTAGGTATGGGTGGACGACTAGATTCTACTAATATTATTACTCCTGAACTGTCGGTTATTACCAATATAGGATTAGATCACACCCAGTTTTTAGGAGATACTTTAGAAGCTATTGCTTTTGAAAAAGGCGGTATCATTAAAGAAGGGGTGCCTGTTGTGATTGGTGAAACTCAAATAGAGACAGCGCCTGTTTTTGAAGGTTTAGCTAAAGAACGTCATGCTAAAATTGTTTTTGCCGATCAAGAGGTTGAAGCAGTTTATGCTTCCGATTTGATAGGAAGTTATCAAATAAAAAATATTAAAACGGCCATGCTAGCAGTAAAAGAACTTCGGGAACAAGGTTTTTTGATTTCCGAAACACAATTAAAAGAGGGCTTGTCACATGTGGTGAAAAATACCGGACTTTTAGGTAGATGGCAAATTTTAAATGCTAATCCCAAGGTTATTTGTGATACCGGTCATAACAAAGATGGTCTAATAGAAGTCATGAATCAGCTTTCAAAAGAAGAATTTGAGCACTTGCATATTGTTTTTGGAGTGGTTAATGATAAAGATTTGACGTCAATTGTCGATTTATTACCTAAAAATGCCACTTATTATTTTTGCAAACCAAATATTCCTCGTGGTTTAGCTGCGACTGACTTAAAAGCTGCTTTTTACGCTTATGGACTAGAGGGAGATGCTTATAATTCTGTAAATGAGGCTTATAATTCTGCTTTAAATCAAGCTAATTCTAACGATTTTATTTATGTTGGAGGGAGTACTTTTGTGGTAGCAGAAATAATTTGA
- a CDS encoding ISAon1 family transposase — protein sequence MGFFYGVNGKKLQRQYKDHLSDFKSWDQKAHAKDWLLYPENLGSYLSLDETAFCNGELYTILTNKDAKGKKGSIVAIVKGTKAETVIKILHEIPLKQRNKVKEVTLDMAGNMGLIVKKSFPNACLVIDRFHVQKLALDALQEIRIKHRWEAIDFENDAIEDARSKSLKYTPEILPNGDTLKQLLARGRYLLYKPSNKWTENQAKRSVILFKHYPDIEKAYKLCQNLSWIFNNTQDKTSALTRLAKWDEKVRQAAFKSFNTISRTMSVHYQNILNYFDNRSTNASAEAFNAKIKAFRAQFRGVRNVKFFLYRLTTIFA from the coding sequence ATTGGATTTTTCTACGGTGTTAACGGCAAGAAACTGCAACGCCAGTACAAAGATCACTTAAGTGATTTTAAATCTTGGGATCAAAAAGCCCATGCAAAAGATTGGCTATTGTACCCTGAGAATCTAGGAAGCTACCTATCGCTTGACGAAACCGCTTTTTGCAATGGCGAACTCTACACCATCTTAACCAATAAAGATGCCAAAGGAAAGAAAGGCTCTATAGTAGCTATAGTTAAAGGAACTAAAGCTGAAACAGTGATAAAAATACTTCATGAAATTCCTTTAAAACAAAGAAATAAAGTTAAAGAAGTGACTCTGGATATGGCAGGAAACATGGGACTCATTGTTAAAAAATCATTCCCCAATGCCTGCTTAGTTATAGACCGTTTTCATGTGCAGAAATTAGCATTGGACGCTTTGCAAGAAATAAGAATAAAACACAGGTGGGAAGCCATCGATTTTGAAAATGATGCCATAGAAGACGCTAGAAGTAAATCTTTAAAATACACACCTGAAATACTTCCAAACGGAGATACATTAAAACAACTACTGGCAAGAGGAAGATATTTACTCTATAAGCCAAGCAATAAGTGGACTGAAAACCAAGCTAAAAGATCAGTGATACTATTTAAACACTATCCTGATATAGAAAAAGCATACAAACTATGCCAGAACTTATCTTGGATTTTTAACAATACTCAGGATAAAACTTCCGCACTAACACGATTAGCTAAATGGGATGAAAAAGTTAGACAAGCAGCCTTTAAAAGCTTTAATACTATATCCAGAACCATGTCTGTTCACTATCAAAACATTCTAAACTATTTTGATAATAGAAGTACCAACGCTTCAGCAGAAGCTTTCAATGCTAAAATTAAGGCTTTTAGAGCACAGTTCAGAGGCGTAAGAAACGTAAAATTCTTCCTCTATAGATTAACTACTATTTTTGCTTAA
- a CDS encoding energy transducer TonB: MKYLRTKHERNSAKLTALISIIILLLLFVVGTKYMDPPEEYGVAVNFGNSDFGKGDVQPLKPVKSEPRVVEEPRQPDVPEEAEPEPAQPTETKEEVLTADNSEEIAIKKQKEAEAKAKAIADAKAKAEAKAKVEAEKRAKEKREQDEKRKKLDALIGGVKKSDGSETGGEGNDSKSGDKGQLDGNPYASSYFGGQGFGSGGVGYGLNGRGKASFTRMKQDCNESGLVIVKIEVNQAGNVVLATPGVKGTTNTAPCLLEPAKKIALSHKWPADPKAPVRQVGFVSVNFKISE, encoded by the coding sequence ATGAAATACTTAAGAACCAAGCACGAACGGAATTCAGCAAAATTAACGGCGTTAATTAGTATCATAATTTTGCTTCTTTTATTTGTGGTTGGTACTAAATATATGGATCCTCCAGAGGAATATGGTGTGGCTGTAAACTTTGGTAATTCAGATTTCGGTAAGGGTGATGTACAACCATTAAAACCTGTAAAATCCGAACCTAGAGTGGTTGAAGAACCTCGACAACCTGATGTTCCTGAAGAAGCCGAACCAGAACCAGCACAGCCTACAGAAACCAAAGAGGAGGTTTTAACAGCAGACAACTCGGAAGAAATAGCCATAAAAAAGCAAAAGGAAGCTGAAGCTAAGGCAAAAGCGATCGCTGATGCTAAAGCTAAAGCAGAAGCTAAAGCGAAGGTTGAAGCAGAGAAAAGGGCTAAAGAAAAGCGCGAACAAGACGAAAAAAGGAAAAAGTTAGACGCCCTAATAGGTGGTGTAAAAAAGTCTGATGGCTCAGAAACAGGCGGAGAAGGTAATGATAGTAAATCTGGTGATAAAGGCCAATTGGATGGAAATCCTTATGCTTCTAGTTATTTTGGCGGACAAGGTTTCGGAAGTGGCGGCGTAGGTTACGGCTTAAACGGTAGAGGTAAGGCTTCCTTCACAAGAATGAAGCAAGACTGTAATGAATCGGGCTTGGTCATTGTAAAAATTGAAGTAAATCAAGCGGGTAATGTGGTTTTGGCTACACCGGGTGTTAAGGGAACTACTAATACAGCGCCATGTTTATTAGAACCAGCTAAAAAAATAGCCCTTTCTCATAAGTGGCCAGCCGATCCTAAAGCACCTGTGCGTCAGGTTGGCTTTGTAAGTGTAAACTTTAAAATTTCTGAATAA
- a CDS encoding transposase, with protein MILIKEAYDLSNQLRVIYNTCTDKNIAMTKLALWYNQIENSGFKSFRVVMNTISLNYRGILNYFDNRSTNAAAESFNAKIKAFRQQLRGVRNKEFFLFRLAQIYA; from the coding sequence TTGATCCTGATAAAGGAAGCTTATGACTTGTCAAACCAGCTAAGAGTAATTTATAATACTTGTACAGACAAAAATATAGCAATGACTAAATTGGCACTTTGGTACAATCAAATTGAAAATAGTGGCTTTAAAAGCTTTAGAGTTGTTATGAACACAATCTCCCTAAATTACAGGGGAATATTAAACTATTTTGACAACAGAAGTACCAATGCGGCCGCTGAATCTTTTAATGCAAAGATCAAAGCCTTTAGACAACAACTTAGAGGTGTGAGAAATAAGGAATTCTTCCTCTTTAGATTAGCACAAATTTATGCCTAG
- a CDS encoding aminotransferase class V-fold PLP-dependent enzyme, which produces MINVEDIRKDFPILSRKVNGKPLVYFDNAATSQTPKQVIDVIVDYYSNYNANIHRGVHTLSQEATDLYEQARYKIQAHFNAKFSHEIIFTSGTTHGINLVANGFSSLLKKGDDIIVSALEHHSNIVPWQMLCERTGAELKVIPMNDDGELVMSAFDKLLSTNTKLVFTNHVSNALGTVNPIEYIIEKAHEVGAAVLIDGAQSAPHIKPDVQKLDVDFYVVSAHKMCGPTGIGALYGKEDWLKKLPPYQGGGEMIAEVTFEKTTYAELPHKFEAGTPNIAGGIVFGAAIDYMNNIGFESIATYENELLEYATKKLLEIEGLKIYGTSKHKTSVISFNLEGIHPYDVGTILDKLGIAVRTGHHCAQPIMDYYKIPGTVRASLAFYNTKTEIDLLVEGVKKAKMMLA; this is translated from the coding sequence ATGATAAACGTAGAAGACATAAGAAAAGATTTTCCCATTCTTTCTCGCAAAGTAAATGGCAAACCTTTAGTATATTTTGATAATGCAGCAACATCACAAACCCCAAAACAGGTTATTGATGTTATTGTAGACTACTATTCAAATTACAACGCCAATATTCACCGCGGCGTTCATACTTTAAGTCAGGAGGCCACCGATTTATACGAGCAAGCCCGTTATAAAATACAAGCGCATTTTAATGCTAAGTTTTCACATGAAATTATTTTCACTTCGGGAACAACTCACGGTATCAATTTAGTCGCAAACGGATTTTCATCACTTTTAAAAAAAGGTGATGATATTATTGTGTCGGCCTTAGAGCACCACTCTAATATTGTGCCTTGGCAAATGCTTTGTGAGCGTACGGGTGCCGAGTTGAAAGTCATTCCTATGAATGACGATGGCGAATTGGTGATGAGTGCATTTGACAAGCTCCTTTCTACAAATACGAAACTCGTTTTTACAAATCACGTTTCAAACGCATTAGGAACCGTAAATCCGATTGAATACATTATTGAAAAAGCCCATGAAGTTGGAGCAGCCGTTCTTATTGACGGTGCACAATCTGCGCCACATATTAAACCTGATGTTCAAAAATTAGACGTCGATTTTTACGTGGTTTCTGCCCATAAAATGTGTGGTCCTACAGGCATTGGCGCTTTATATGGTAAAGAAGATTGGCTAAAAAAACTACCGCCATATCAAGGTGGTGGTGAAATGATTGCCGAAGTTACTTTTGAAAAAACAACCTACGCCGAATTGCCACATAAATTTGAAGCTGGCACACCAAACATCGCTGGAGGTATTGTTTTTGGTGCTGCTATCGACTATATGAATAACATTGGTTTCGAGTCCATTGCTACTTACGAAAATGAGCTTTTGGAATATGCCACTAAAAAGCTTTTAGAAATAGAAGGCTTAAAAATTTATGGTACCTCAAAACATAAAACTTCAGTGATTTCATTCAACTTAGAGGGCATTCACCCTTATGATGTAGGTACTATTTTAGACAAGCTGGGTATTGCTGTTAGAACAGGACACCACTGTGCACAGCCAATCATGGATTACTACAAAATTCCAGGAACGGTCAGAGCATCATTGGCTTTTTATAACACGAAGACTGAAATTGATCTTTTAGTAGAAGGCGTTAAAAAAGCAAAAATGATGTTGGCGTAA